One stretch of Chitinophaga pendula DNA includes these proteins:
- a CDS encoding M13 family metallopeptidase produces MKKSYAKWPYMAAMVAMTACAQQGSKEAGEASDTARVPAFELSNIDSTTQPCDNFDDFANGNWKKNNPIPGTESRWGSFNVLDKQNKEIRLKGIIDEIVAQTGLKSGTEEQQIADYYKSFLDTATIDKLGIAPLQPWLDKINGVQSLNDWMKVTGELQQFRVLSFFKVTVDADERNSKVNAVHGEQDGLTLGEKSYYERQDSSTVNVRKEYVQHIDKMFGLAGFKDANPGQTILTFETKLAGLQLSNVELRDPVKTYNKTSYASLKTFAPAIDWDVYTGSLGVKTDTIILQNIDYLKKTNGFLKAAPIETLKTYTRWQLLTAFANSLPKPLDDESFHFFGTIMRGTKAQKTRAERAIRSTDFTLGMPLGKLFVKKYFPESSKQKVSEMIENVRKVYGQRIDQLTWMSDSTKKMAHQKLAAFTYKIGYPDKWKDYSSIKIQPNTLIENTIASLRYKHQEKLDKIGKPVDKSEWLMSPQTVNAYYNPVNNEVVFPAGILQPPFFNPNADDAINYGGIIAVIGHEFTHGFDDQGSQFDAEGNLRNWWTPGDRANFEKLAKGYTNYFNGIEVLPGFHINGSLTLGENIADLGGLTLAYYALKQSLEGKPEPALIDGFTWQQRFFLGWAQVWHTNITDAALRNQIQTDPHSPATARINAPLRHLKEFADAWKCAPGSKMVLSDSARIVIW; encoded by the coding sequence ATGAAGAAATCCTACGCTAAATGGCCGTATATGGCGGCTATGGTCGCTATGACAGCCTGCGCCCAACAGGGGTCGAAGGAAGCCGGAGAGGCATCGGATACCGCCCGGGTGCCCGCTTTTGAGCTCAGTAATATAGATTCCACGACCCAGCCCTGCGACAATTTTGACGATTTTGCCAATGGCAACTGGAAAAAGAACAACCCGATCCCGGGTACGGAGAGCCGCTGGGGATCTTTCAATGTGCTTGATAAGCAGAACAAGGAGATCCGTTTGAAAGGCATTATTGATGAGATCGTGGCTCAGACGGGATTGAAAAGTGGAACGGAAGAGCAGCAGATCGCCGATTACTACAAGTCCTTCCTGGACACAGCTACTATCGACAAGCTCGGTATTGCGCCTTTACAGCCCTGGTTGGATAAGATCAATGGGGTTCAGTCTTTGAACGACTGGATGAAAGTGACCGGTGAATTGCAACAATTCCGGGTATTGTCATTTTTCAAGGTAACGGTGGATGCGGACGAGCGTAACAGCAAGGTAAATGCAGTTCACGGTGAGCAGGATGGTCTGACACTGGGAGAGAAAAGTTATTATGAGCGACAGGACTCCAGTACTGTTAACGTGCGTAAGGAGTATGTACAGCATATTGATAAAATGTTTGGCCTGGCTGGGTTCAAAGATGCGAATCCCGGGCAGACGATCCTGACATTTGAGACTAAACTGGCGGGGCTGCAACTCAGCAATGTAGAGTTGCGTGATCCTGTTAAGACTTACAACAAAACCAGCTATGCGTCGCTCAAAACATTTGCGCCTGCTATTGACTGGGATGTATATACCGGAAGTCTTGGTGTAAAGACGGATACCATTATCCTGCAGAACATCGATTATCTGAAAAAGACGAATGGTTTCCTGAAAGCCGCACCTATAGAGACACTGAAGACTTATACCCGCTGGCAGTTACTGACTGCTTTTGCGAATAGTCTTCCCAAGCCGCTGGATGATGAGTCATTCCATTTCTTCGGAACGATCATGCGTGGTACTAAGGCGCAGAAAACCCGTGCTGAGCGTGCTATCCGCTCTACCGATTTTACTCTTGGTATGCCGTTGGGTAAGTTGTTCGTGAAAAAATATTTTCCGGAGAGCTCCAAACAGAAGGTATCTGAGATGATTGAGAATGTGCGTAAGGTGTATGGTCAGCGTATTGATCAGCTTACCTGGATGAGTGATTCTACTAAAAAGATGGCTCACCAGAAGCTGGCGGCCTTCACTTATAAGATCGGTTATCCTGATAAGTGGAAGGATTATTCTTCCATCAAGATACAGCCTAATACGCTGATAGAAAATACCATTGCTTCCCTGCGTTACAAACACCAGGAAAAGTTGGATAAGATCGGTAAGCCGGTAGACAAAAGTGAGTGGCTGATGTCTCCGCAGACGGTGAATGCTTATTATAACCCGGTTAATAACGAGGTGGTATTTCCGGCAGGTATCCTGCAGCCACCTTTCTTTAATCCTAATGCGGATGATGCGATCAACTACGGAGGTATTATTGCTGTGATCGGTCATGAGTTTACCCATGGTTTTGACGATCAGGGTTCTCAATTTGACGCGGAGGGTAATCTGCGTAACTGGTGGACACCTGGTGACCGGGCTAATTTTGAGAAACTGGCGAAGGGTTACACCAATTATTTCAATGGTATTGAGGTATTGCCTGGTTTCCATATCAACGGTTCGTTGACTTTGGGTGAAAATATAGCTGACCTGGGTGGTCTTACGCTGGCTTACTATGCGTTGAAGCAATCGCTGGAAGGTAAGCCGGAGCCGGCCTTGATAGACGGGTTTACCTGGCAGCAACGCTTTTTCCTGGGCTGGGCGCAGGTATGGCATACCAATATTACGGATGCTGCGCTGCGCAACCAGATACAGACTGATCCTCACTCTCCGGCGACGGCTCGTATCAATGCGCCGTTACGTCATCTGAAAGAGTTTGCAGATGCCTGGAAATGTGCACCTGGCAGCAAGATGGTACTTTCTGATTCCGCCCGTATAGTTATCTGGTAA
- a CDS encoding group III truncated hemoglobin — translation MAKGTIKDRNDIILLIDAFYTKVKADEVIGFIFNDVAKVDWPAHLPVMYDFWEHILLDGTAYSRNPMNPHFRLNERIPLQPAHFDRWLQLFESTVQELFEGEKARLAITRARSIKGIMELKMNSINNGK, via the coding sequence ATGGCAAAAGGTACGATCAAAGACAGGAACGATATTATACTGCTCATTGATGCCTTCTATACCAAGGTGAAAGCAGATGAGGTGATCGGATTTATTTTCAACGACGTCGCAAAAGTAGACTGGCCCGCTCACCTGCCGGTTATGTACGACTTCTGGGAACATATCCTCCTGGATGGTACCGCCTATAGCCGCAATCCCATGAACCCCCACTTCCGCCTCAACGAACGCATACCATTGCAACCCGCCCATTTTGATCGCTGGCTGCAACTTTTTGAAAGTACGGTACAGGAATTGTTCGAAGGAGAAAAGGCCCGTTTGGCAATCACAAGAGCCCGCTCCATTAAAGGGATCATGGAGCTAAAGATGAATAGCATTAATAACGGGAAATAA
- a CDS encoding replication-associated recombination protein A has protein sequence MEPLAERLRPASLDELVGQEHLTGQGSILRKALLQGRIPSMILWGPPGVGKTTIANIIAHTLQVPFYTLSAISAGVKEVREVIEIARKQQHAVLFIDEIHRFNKSQQDALLGAVEKGIITLIGATTENPSFEVNAALLSRSQVYVLKPLGKTELEQLLAQAMERDPWLAGKNISLKETTALFNISGGDARKLLNLFELVVDTLQEDPIVITDQKVMDIAQQRVAIYDKSGEQHYDIISAFIKSIRGSDPNAAVYWLARMIEGGEDVKFIARRLVILASEDIGNANPNALLLATNCFQAVNLIGYPESRIILSQCVTYLASSPKSNASYMAINKAQAIVSKTGDLPVPMHIRNAPTKFMKDQGYAKGYAYAHDYENNFVLQEFLPEQISETKFYDPGKNPREDELRRYLKALWKEKYNY, from the coding sequence ATGGAACCACTAGCAGAAAGGTTGAGACCAGCATCACTGGATGAACTGGTCGGGCAGGAACATCTCACCGGCCAGGGTAGTATTTTGAGAAAGGCACTCCTGCAAGGAAGAATACCTTCTATGATATTGTGGGGCCCGCCTGGCGTAGGTAAAACCACGATCGCTAATATTATCGCACACACCCTCCAGGTACCCTTCTATACACTCAGCGCCATCTCCGCCGGCGTAAAAGAAGTACGAGAAGTAATAGAGATCGCCCGTAAACAACAACATGCAGTGCTCTTCATCGACGAGATACACCGCTTCAACAAATCCCAACAGGATGCCTTATTGGGGGCAGTCGAAAAAGGGATCATCACCCTGATCGGTGCGACCACTGAAAACCCGTCATTCGAAGTCAACGCGGCCTTACTTTCCCGCAGTCAGGTATATGTACTCAAACCCCTGGGGAAAACCGAACTGGAACAATTACTGGCACAAGCCATGGAAAGAGATCCTTGGCTGGCAGGAAAAAATATATCACTGAAGGAAACCACCGCCTTGTTCAATATTTCCGGAGGCGATGCCCGCAAACTCCTCAATCTCTTTGAACTGGTAGTAGATACCTTGCAGGAAGATCCCATAGTGATCACCGACCAGAAAGTAATGGACATCGCACAGCAACGCGTGGCCATCTACGACAAAAGCGGAGAACAACACTACGATATCATCTCTGCCTTTATCAAATCTATCAGAGGAAGCGACCCCAATGCAGCCGTATACTGGCTCGCCCGTATGATAGAAGGGGGAGAAGATGTGAAATTCATCGCACGCCGTTTAGTAATACTGGCCTCAGAAGATATCGGTAATGCCAATCCCAACGCCTTGCTCCTGGCAACAAACTGTTTCCAGGCCGTCAATCTGATAGGCTACCCGGAATCACGTATCATATTGTCCCAATGTGTCACCTATCTCGCATCCTCTCCTAAAAGCAACGCCTCCTATATGGCCATTAACAAGGCCCAGGCAATCGTATCCAAAACCGGAGACCTGCCGGTACCGATGCATATCAGGAACGCACCTACCAAGTTCATGAAAGATCAGGGATATGCCAAAGGATATGCTTATGCCCACGACTACGAAAACAACTTTGTACTCCAGGAATTCTTGCCGGAGCAGATCAGTGAAACGAAATTTTATGATCCGGGGAAAAACCCGCGGGAAGATGAACTGAGACGTTATCTGAAAGCACTCTGGAAAGAGAAATACAATTATTAA
- the pbpC gene encoding penicillin-binding protein 1C: MTRGQRVRSWMIRRKWLLVITGILLLLYYLCLPAPLFKEPTSYVIEDSNGELLNASIATDGQWRFPVSPAVPDMFARCIVAYEDKRFYYHWGIDPIAMARAIRQNLSRKRVVSGGSTLTMQVIRLARNQPRTLWQKLIEAVLATRLEFSYSKRGIIGLYAAHAPFGGNVVGLEAAAWRYYGRSPGQLSWGEMAALTVLPNSPALVHPGRNRNILLQKRNQLLDRLQRNGTLDSTTCRLSKLEPLPDAPLPLPQLAPHLLSKFRKDMPAVDHDGDTRIRTTVEAGLQKNVIRIVERYQQSYKANGINNAAALVLDVETGNVLAYVGNVYHPDDPELESHVDVIQAPRSPGSTLKPILYSAMLHDGMILPHTLIADIPTQIAGYTPQNFDLAYDGAVPASKALARSLNIPFVRLLQQYRYERLHALLKQLGISTLGKPADHYGLSLILGGGETTLWELSGIYASMARTLLHVAQYQGKYDADDIHGPNYQLNLERRSAHTPSAYGPMDAGSIWYTFQAMQEVMRPGEELLWQQFSSSQRIAWKTGTSFGFRDGWAIGVTPRHVVAVWIGNTDGEGRPGLVGVSTAAPVLFDIFRLLPNDGWFKTPYQQMQQIPVCRQSGHRASDQCPDTDTMWIPVAGLKSNVCPYHQLVHLDPSGKWRVTADCVPAGQIQHRSWFVLPPAMEYYYRSKHYYESLPPYKPECLATLQQDKAPMDLIYPRAGARIYVPVEIDGTPGEAVFTATHSNPAAKIYWHLDNQFVGTTSDFHQLALHPPSGKHMITLVDENGEQLQSSFEILDKQQ; this comes from the coding sequence ATGACGAGAGGACAACGTGTAAGGAGCTGGATGATCCGCAGGAAGTGGTTATTAGTTATTACAGGTATATTATTATTGTTATACTATCTGTGTTTGCCGGCTCCTTTATTTAAGGAGCCGACTTCTTATGTGATAGAGGATAGTAACGGAGAGTTACTGAATGCCAGCATTGCTACTGACGGGCAATGGCGATTTCCGGTATCGCCGGCTGTTCCGGATATGTTTGCGAGATGTATTGTTGCTTACGAGGATAAGCGTTTTTATTATCATTGGGGGATTGATCCTATTGCGATGGCCCGTGCTATTCGCCAGAACCTATCGCGGAAGCGGGTGGTTAGTGGTGGGAGTACTTTGACGATGCAGGTGATACGATTGGCCAGGAACCAGCCACGTACGCTGTGGCAGAAGCTGATAGAGGCGGTGTTGGCTACCCGGTTAGAATTTTCTTATTCCAAACGCGGTATTATTGGTTTATATGCGGCACACGCTCCTTTCGGTGGGAATGTGGTCGGTTTGGAAGCTGCGGCGTGGCGTTATTATGGCCGTAGTCCCGGGCAACTATCGTGGGGGGAGATGGCGGCACTGACGGTATTACCTAACAGCCCAGCATTGGTACATCCGGGGCGTAACAGGAACATCCTGTTACAAAAAAGGAATCAGCTATTAGACAGACTACAACGCAATGGCACGCTGGATAGTACGACCTGCCGTTTATCCAAGCTGGAGCCTTTGCCGGACGCTCCTCTCCCACTTCCACAGCTGGCTCCTCATCTGCTGAGTAAGTTCCGGAAGGATATGCCGGCAGTAGACCATGATGGCGATACCCGTATAAGGACGACGGTAGAAGCGGGATTGCAAAAGAATGTGATCCGTATTGTAGAACGGTATCAGCAAAGTTATAAGGCCAACGGTATCAACAATGCTGCTGCCCTGGTACTGGATGTGGAGACTGGTAATGTGCTGGCCTATGTGGGCAATGTTTACCATCCGGATGATCCGGAGTTGGAGAGCCATGTGGATGTGATCCAGGCTCCCCGTAGTCCCGGAAGTACTTTAAAGCCTATTTTGTACAGTGCGATGCTACACGACGGTATGATCCTGCCTCATACACTAATTGCGGATATACCCACGCAGATCGCCGGTTATACGCCACAGAATTTTGATCTGGCCTATGACGGAGCGGTGCCTGCTTCCAAAGCGTTGGCAAGATCGCTCAATATTCCTTTTGTACGCCTGTTACAGCAGTACCGGTATGAGAGGTTGCATGCATTGCTCAAGCAGCTAGGTATTTCAACGCTCGGTAAACCTGCGGATCACTATGGGTTATCGCTGATCCTGGGAGGTGGGGAAACGACCTTATGGGAGCTTAGTGGTATTTATGCCAGTATGGCCCGTACATTACTGCATGTAGCGCAATACCAGGGTAAATATGATGCGGATGATATACACGGACCCAACTATCAGTTGAATTTGGAACGTCGTTCTGCGCATACGCCATCGGCATATGGGCCTATGGATGCGGGATCTATCTGGTATACCTTTCAGGCGATGCAGGAGGTGATGCGACCCGGGGAGGAATTGTTATGGCAGCAATTTTCCTCTTCTCAGCGTATAGCCTGGAAGACGGGTACCAGCTTTGGGTTCAGGGATGGATGGGCGATAGGTGTAACACCCAGGCATGTGGTGGCAGTATGGATCGGGAATACGGATGGGGAAGGCAGACCTGGGCTGGTAGGTGTTTCCACGGCAGCGCCGGTGCTTTTTGATATCTTCCGGTTACTGCCCAATGATGGGTGGTTCAAGACACCTTATCAGCAGATGCAACAGATACCGGTATGTCGCCAGAGTGGGCACCGAGCCAGCGATCAATGTCCGGATACAGATACCATGTGGATACCTGTCGCCGGATTAAAATCGAACGTATGTCCTTACCATCAGCTGGTACACCTGGATCCCAGTGGTAAATGGCGTGTAACGGCGGACTGTGTTCCTGCGGGGCAGATACAACATCGATCTTGGTTTGTATTACCACCCGCTATGGAATACTATTACCGTTCAAAACATTACTATGAATCGCTGCCACCTTACAAGCCGGAGTGCCTGGCGACGTTACAACAGGACAAAGCGCCCATGGACCTTATCTATCCCAGAGCGGGTGCGCGTATATACGTCCCTGTTGAGATAGACGGAACGCCCGGGGAGGCTGTTTTCACAGCTACACACAGTAATCCTGCAGCAAAAATCTACTGGCACCTTGACAACCAGTTTGTCGGTACTACCAGTGACTTTCACCAACTGGCCCTTCATCCACCGTCGGGCAAACACATGATCACGTTAGTGGATGAGAATGGGGAGCAGCTCCAAAGCAGTTTTGAGATATTGGATAAACAGCAATAA